From the Nonlabens marinus S1-08 genome, one window contains:
- a CDS encoding glycoside hydrolase family 16 protein — protein MKNILKRNCCISMSIGFLFSTLVTATFFGCSNDEQQEVTTLNKLVLSEEFNVDGAPDPNLWSYDLGDGSARGLVGWGNNELQSYTDRPRNVVVEDGMLKITAYQENFENSGYTSARILTEGKFQKKYGRFEARMKLPWGQGIWPAFWMLGDDQNGTLVWPQLGEIDIMEYRGQNPTVALGSVHGPGYSGGEAVSKSYSLINDRFDTDFHIFGIEWGPDYINYYIDDVLYNQITPADVNGEWVFNNNEFYMLINLAVGGSFVGAPNQNTVFPQTLLVDYVRVYE, from the coding sequence ATGAAAAATATTTTGAAAAGGAACTGTTGTATCTCCATGTCTATAGGATTTCTGTTTTCTACTTTAGTCACAGCTACTTTTTTTGGCTGTTCAAATGACGAACAACAGGAAGTAACCACTTTAAACAAGTTGGTTTTGTCAGAAGAGTTCAACGTTGACGGCGCTCCTGATCCTAATTTATGGAGTTATGATTTGGGAGATGGCTCCGCACGTGGGCTAGTAGGTTGGGGTAATAATGAACTTCAAAGCTATACAGATAGACCTAGAAATGTCGTTGTGGAAGATGGAATGCTTAAGATTACGGCCTACCAAGAAAATTTCGAGAACTCTGGTTATACCTCCGCCAGAATATTGACTGAGGGGAAATTTCAAAAAAAATACGGCCGATTTGAAGCTAGAATGAAATTGCCTTGGGGTCAGGGAATCTGGCCGGCATTCTGGATGCTAGGTGATGATCAAAATGGAACACTAGTATGGCCGCAGTTAGGGGAAATTGACATTATGGAATACCGTGGTCAAAACCCTACCGTTGCTCTAGGAAGTGTGCATGGTCCAGGATATTCTGGAGGCGAGGCGGTTTCTAAATCTTACTCTTTAATCAATGATAGATTTGATACAGACTTCCACATTTTCGGTATAGAGTGGGGTCCAGATTATATCAATTATTACATTGACGATGTGCTGTACAACCAGATTACTCCAGCAGATGTTAATGGAGAATGGGTATTCAACAACAATGAATTTTACATGCTCATTAACCTTGCAGTAGGTGGTTCTTTCGTGGGAGCGCCTAATCAGAACACCGTTTTTCCACAAACGCTCTTAGTGGATTACGTGCGGGTGTATGAATAA